The Dethiosulfovibrio salsuginis genome includes a window with the following:
- a CDS encoding EF-Tu C-terminal domain-related protein, whose translation PFFKGYKPQFYFRTTDVTGAIELPEGVEMVMPGDNATFKVELINPIAMDPGLRFAIREGGHTVGAGVVTEILE comes from the coding sequence CCCTTCTTCAAGGGCTACAAGCCTCAGTTCTACTTCCGTACCACCGACGTCACCGGAGCCATCGAGCTTCCTGAGGGAGTCGAGATGGTAATGCCTGGGGACAACGCCACCTTCAAGGTCGAGCTTATCAACCCCATCGCCATGGATCCGGGCCTTCGTTTCGCCATCCGTGAGGGCGGTCACACCGTCGGCGCTGGCGTCGTAACGGAGATATTAGAGTAA